The Pseudomonas eucalypticola genome has a window encoding:
- a CDS encoding FAD-dependent monooxygenase produces the protein MPATQRIAIIGAGLGGAAAATSLQQAGFEVNVYEQAPAFSRLGAGIHMGPNVMKIFRRMGIEQPLEAMGSHPEFWFSRDASGEYLSRIPLGDFARKEYDAAYITVHRGDLHALQMSTLKPGSVHFAKHLSSIEETGNEVRLAFADGSHALADIVIGADGINSRVREHLLGVEAPTYSGWVGHRALIKARDLAKYDFNFEDCVKWWSGDRHLMVYYTTGKRDEYYFVSGVPQAEWEGGNASFIPSTQAEMFDTFKGYHPSVQALIENADDITKWPLLNRQPLPVWSKGRLVLLGDACHPMKPHMAQGAAMAIEDGAMLARCLQETGVSDYGTAFRLYESNRKERASRVQAVSNANTWLRTQEDPAWVFGYDLYAHPLKSESAA, from the coding sequence CACTGCAACAGGCAGGCTTCGAGGTGAACGTGTACGAACAGGCCCCCGCCTTCTCGCGGCTGGGTGCGGGCATCCACATGGGCCCCAACGTGATGAAGATTTTCCGGCGCATGGGCATCGAGCAGCCGCTTGAAGCCATGGGCTCGCACCCCGAGTTCTGGTTCAGCCGCGACGCCAGTGGCGAGTACCTGTCGCGCATCCCGTTGGGCGACTTCGCCCGCAAAGAGTACGACGCCGCCTATATCACCGTGCACCGCGGCGACCTTCACGCCCTGCAAATGTCGACCCTCAAGCCTGGCAGCGTGCATTTCGCCAAGCACCTGAGCAGCATCGAGGAGACCGGCAACGAGGTGCGCCTGGCGTTTGCCGATGGCAGCCATGCGCTGGCCGACATCGTCATCGGCGCCGACGGCATCAACTCGCGGGTTCGCGAGCACCTGCTGGGCGTCGAGGCACCGACCTACAGCGGCTGGGTAGGCCACCGCGCCCTGATCAAGGCCCGCGACCTGGCCAAATACGATTTCAACTTCGAGGACTGCGTGAAATGGTGGTCGGGCGACCGTCACCTGATGGTCTACTACACCACCGGCAAGCGAGATGAGTACTACTTCGTCAGCGGCGTGCCACAGGCCGAGTGGGAAGGCGGCAACGCCAGCTTCATCCCCAGCACCCAGGCGGAAATGTTCGACACCTTCAAGGGCTACCACCCTTCCGTGCAGGCCCTGATCGAGAACGCCGACGACATCACCAAATGGCCGTTGCTCAACCGCCAGCCATTGCCGGTATGGAGCAAGGGCCGCCTGGTGCTGCTGGGTGATGCCTGCCACCCGATGAAACCGCACATGGCCCAGGGCGCGGCCATGGCCATCGAGGACGGCGCCATGCTGGCGCGCTGCTTGCAGGAAACCGGCGTCAGCGACTACGGCACGGCGTTCCGCCTGTACGAGTCGAACCGCAAGGAGCGCGCGTCGCGCGTGCAGGCCGTGTCCAACGCCAACACCTGGTTGCGCACTCAGGAGGACCCGGCCTGGGTATTCGGCTATGACCTGTACGCCCACCCATTGAAATCGGAATCGGCAGCATGA